In Corylus avellana chromosome ca8, CavTom2PMs-1.0, the genomic stretch GTTGTTGAGCATTATAGCTCCTCAGCAAACTCTTGGCTAGTTTGCTGAGCTGGATGAAGAGTGATTTGAACACTATGGCTcaacaaaataaccaaaatgttattttgttgaGCTGGATGTGAAAGCTGTCCTTATGTTATTGGCTTTTTTTATCTACGTGTCCGTTCTTGTGGGGTGGACAATAGTGTTACAGATCtgaatttttagcaattttttattcTGATTATTAGTAATTGGAATATCAAATATGAAAATGTCTCTACAGGAACCAATTGTTCTAACAAATGGGCAGACTATTCGAAATTTGGTCGGACAGGTAAGCCCATATGTAAAAGCTTTCTTACATTTGCTAATCAGATCCGGACAACAAACTTATTAAGAATCTCTATTTGACAAGTGCACGTACATTTGAGTTGTTACTTGTTCTAATAAATCCAACACAGATTCAACCAAGCTAACATTCAGATCTAGCTCAAGCACAACCTAGTGAAAGGATTGCCATTAGTGGTCAGCTTAGGAATATAAGGAAAACTTGTTCAAGCCAATGGTTGAATTTGCCAAATTTTCATGCATGCTTAATTCTTTTATGTTCTTTCAAAAAGATTTTCAACTCCATCAGTTGCTTGTAGGGTACCTCGAGCAGTCGAGCCCCTTTGCTTTAGAAACAATAATGGCCCAAAACAATACACATAGATATTAAATCGAACATAAGTATAATCGTAGGAATATAGAAGCCCTACTATAATAAATAAAgctaaagaaaatgattgaacATGTTAAGCATCTTGGAATGGAAATCATATGTAGATAATGGGTTGCATAATGAAGGGCCATATTGATATATTTATAGTTCAAAAGGAGCAAAGATGAGTGCATGCATTTACATATTGAAAAGGAATCCAACCTTTTACTCAAAGGATTTCAACTATCAACTATGATTCTGTGATGAAGTTAGCCATCAAAGCAATAGCGCTTGGAAATTTTCTTCATCACAGAAGCTTCTAGCCTTCTAGGCATGCacctttatattttaaaatgtaataTGCACACATACTAAATTAGAGATATGTATGAGTGTATCGTACAATGTGATGTCATCATGATGCATGCAATATTACTATTTTATAACAATTAATtaagtaggtttttttttttttttttgtaaacttaATTAAGTAGGTTTAGATTGTGATATGTAGACCTgggtgatgttaaacatcaCACCGGGCGTGATGCATGCCCGGCTGAtgtgatattttaaaataataaaatattatattttattattataattattaaaaaaaaaaaaagccgagCGTGCATAAACAGTCATACACGCCGGCGTTCTTCGTATCACGACCCTGTAGACCCTAATCACTGATTCTGCAGAAAGTGAAGATATGCAGATATATAGAGGGCACACTAAGCACTAAATTTTAAGCATATGAGCACGGACCAAGGAAAGGGGGACTCGTTTAGGCCATGGCCTCCTTCAAATTtctaagaacaaaaaattttaaggtaaaaaaataaaaaaggacagttttcctccaaactaagttggaggaattttcttaaatctagtctataaaagtgacatgtgtctatttttttaataacatgtgaaatgcacatgagtttttaataaaatttatttcaactttgtccatactattaaaaaaacatgtgcatttTATGTGTTCATgggatacatgtcacttttataaactaggttgaagaaaattcctttaacctaatttggaggaaaactttgtcaatTTCATATTATGTGGTACATCTCCCAGACTCCCATCcatcttttatttaaattaacgaTTAGATTTGTATGATTCacatttaaaatgttttgattgaGGTCCCTAACCTAGTCTATAACAAAAATgatatatcatattttgtggTACATCTTTCATCAATCTTTTGTTCAAATTAATCACAAATTCAAttgttgatttgaaaaaaagatggGTTGTGATGGATGGAAGATGTACTGTAGACTATGAAATAGCATTAATTTCTCGGCTTCTAAATACAAAGatatatttcttataattttttatttgacaaagttttcctccaaactgggttgtaggaatttccttcaacctagtctataaaagtgatatgtgtcatttgaacatgtgaaatacacatatttttttaataggatggacaaagttggaataaattttattaaaaacgcATATGCacctcacatgttattaaaaaaataggggCGAGGCTTACATGCGGTACTTTGGGTTGGAAGGCTAAGATCTTCCAAAGGGATTTTAACCCCAAAATGGCAGTAAGAcaggcttttttaaaagaaaaattgacaGCAGGAAGGGATGGGCGTTAACTCTCCCATCCAAACGTCAACTCTGTTCTCTCTTCTCCAAAACTTCTCTCTGTTCTCTTAGAGATAACACATGTAAAATATCATTTCTTttagagatatgctatagtgcaataaaaaaactattttttgctccataaaagtcttaggtggcaagaggccaCATGCCCATAAATGGGTGGGGCCACAACAACTACGGATGGGCCTATAacctcttgccacctaaaacttttatagaccaaaaataatctttttattgcactaaagtatttatctttcttttatacGCTAGGTCATGGacatcaattaaaaattttattgaggGTAAAGACTTTCCATTCAAAATCAATTTATTAGGCCTTGTTTTATTTACTCATAATTGTTGTAAGTGAGAACACAAATTAACTTTTGACAAATTAACACAAATTAACTTTTGACAAATTGGTCCTATTGACCTAAATAATGAAAAGACTAGGAATAGGGCTGCTGTCAACATTGTGAAGAAAAGGAGTACTTGTCTTGTTTGATATGATCATCCACTCAGCTCCCACACattaacatttaatttaaaactcAAGTACTTCTCCATTCCTTGGCATCTTCGATCCCCACTATACATGTCtcaatgattttttattttttattttatttttaaaatttgtagtAAGATGCATTTCTCAATGATATGAAGGGTTGGACACACGCACTAGTGcattaatttatataactatATTGCATTTACCTAAAGTTTGGAGGTTTGCTTGCCTTGGCCTGCATGCTTTTTTCTTAGCTTTTTcttaaagatacaagaaaataaaagccAATTGATCACTAATCAAGCAAGCTCTAGaggaattttcttttgttaatggGTCATGCCACAATAAGGTTGGCCTAACAACTTATAGACCCTGCCTAGTGTGGACAAGCCTATCTCAATCCTTGCCACACACTAGTGATGCTATCGGTATAAACTACTtttggttttattgattttttgatgAGGCTGAATTAAActatgaattaatcaagtttgAGAGAGCGCATAAGATTCCCACCGTCATTAGTTCTCAGCGAGCAGGTGCTACTATAGTTATGTTCAGATAAAGTAGTCATTCTGATTGAAATGAGAGTATATGTAGTTTATTCTAATCAAATATGCGAATTCTCATATTTGATTAGATTACGGATTAATTAGGCTTGAGAGAGTGCATGAAGTTTCCATCATTATTGGTTCTCAGCGAGCAGGTATTACTATATTCACGTTCAGATAAAGCAGCCATTCTGATCGAAATGAGaaagtgtgtgtatatatatatatatacatagtgACCCTACatgaaaattttctcttttttttttttttttttttttaaaaattctattcaaATGAGAATTCtcatatttgattacaataagttattttaggtCTCACTGATGTGTTCACTTTTCATGGAGTTGGATCAAACTATGACTCAATCGAAATTGACGGAGTGCATGTGGTTTCCATCGTCACTAGTTCCCAACGATCAAGTGCTATTATCGTCATACCCAGATAAAATAAACATTCTGTTCGTCTTGcgttttgcttagaaaaaaaaaaaaacatatatagtgGCCCCTCTTCTATGGTTTAAGATGGTTTcaaaagttttatatatatagatagagagAAGCCTATAAGACTCTTCCTGGAAGGTCCCATGcaaacaaaaggaaagaagtCTAATCCTAACTCAACGTGTGTAGTGGTTAGAAGGGGGACCATATCCTTCCTCGCTCTCAAGTGCATTTCTCCCTTCATTATGGCTTCCTCACTTTACTTAGTCCTGTCTTTCCCTCTTTTGGACTTTCGGTGTTCCTTTAACTTCCTATTAGAAAATTAATCTTAATTCCTCCTACTTTTCTTGTCCTaggatgaaaaataaataatctggtgttttcattttacttaagttgtattaattaattaagctatcagtatttaattttatattttaaaacctAGGTTACGTTTGTATGCGGAATGACTAatccattagaaaaatgaatagtttttattgaaaatagaagaatatAGAATGAAATAGCATTAAAATAGCCATTCTCATTGCCCATGACTATTTCAAGTATTAGATCATTATCATATAGTACTCCAACACAAAAGCTATtctatttcacttttttttttcattcttaataaaagcTCTTCATTTGTTTCTAATGTAATAGTCATTCTGCATACTAAACATAACCTTAGtgttattttataattcaatTCAGGCTTAACCTAAAGTCAATCAAAGTAGGGTTAGAGCTTTTCTCTGTGTccatttaaatgttttttgtaCTCCAATAGAAACATTAAAATTGATGAATTGTGTTCTTTGAGAGTTGTTACCAAAACCCTGCCCACAAccctatctttttttttcttcaaaagtttcGTGGGTTCCATAGGAGGGTCGGTTTGGTAGTTTGCAGATATATATTAAAGGGCAACAAGCAATAGGGCATGAGTAATATTTAGTGGCATGGGCTCACAAGTTGATGGTATGATTGGATTATGAAACAAGGCTCGTGGTtcaactttctttttatatatatatatatatagtttaatgtGTTTTTAACATGGCCTtacaaaagaaagtaaaagggGAAGAAGGCATCTCTCTTGTGACCCCATTTTTTAAAGGGGACCAAAAAGGAGTGccagaaaaatgaagaaacgGATGGTAAAGAGGAACacaaaacaattaacataaaggcaaaaaagcaaaatgaaagCTGTCAGGCCCTCTCCCtcctttcttttaaaaaccaTCCAAACACGCCCCCAAAGCCTTCAAagcaaacaccaaaaaaaaagaaaagaagagaaattagAAGCGCCATGAAGGGAAGAGAGGCCAAACCAGCTCCTTCAACAGATCTGTTAGTATGTTTTCCTTCTCGGGCCCACCTAACGCTAATGCCGAAGCCCATCTGCAGCCCGGCAAGGCCTTCGGAGCCGAACAAgcgccaccaccaccaccaccacttgAAGAAGCCGAGCAGCAGAGGCGGCGGAGGCCAAGCCAGCCCTCTGCTTTGGGCCAAAACCAAGCCAATGGGGTCGGACATTTCCGAACCGACCTCCCCGAAAGTCACCTGCGCCGGGCAGATCAAGGTCAGGCCCAAGGCCGGCTCGTGCAAGAGCTGGCAAACGGTGATGgaagaaattgaaagaattCACAACAGCAGAAAACCCAAGAAAAGACCCGGTTGGGTTGAATCTCTCGGGTTCAAGAAAGATATAATGCAATTCTTGACGTGCTTGCGAAGCATACGGTTTGATTTTCGGTGCTTTGGGTCCTTTCCTGAGTCGTCGGATATCACTACCGACGATGAAGACGGAGGAGAAGACGAAGATCAAGAATATCGAGAAAATCGCGTGGGCGCTGAGGGAATTGACGGAAATGGGACTGATTCTAGAACTGTCTTCTCTAAGTGGTTTATGGTTTTACaggaaaatcaaaacaataagTTGTGCAGAGAAGATAAAAAAGACAGAGACAGGGGAATTTGTGACAATGAATCTGTTGCTGAACCTGCTGCTCCTCCACCAAATGCTTTGTTGCTTATGCGCTGTAGATCTGCTCCTGCAAAAGGCTggttggaaaagaaagaagaagaagaagaagaagaagagaaagaagctgAGGATGAACATGAAAAAGCAAgggaaaaagaacaaagaaaagcaaagaGTTTGAAGTCTCTAAtggaggaagagaagagaacaaagaaagagaacatGGTTGTGATGAAATACGACACCGATTTCTACAAAATTTCGTCCGATATTGCAAAGGAGACATGGGTTGCTGGTGGAACGAGAGATCCATTTTCAAGGAGTCGAAGTTGGAAAAGATGATGATCTTGGTGCCTTAGTACTGGTTatcctattttaatttttgttttttttttttcagtaagattttctttttatcctttttcaatattaatttttctgttgtttgttTTGTCTAAAATTTTCTGTCAGAGATCAAAGTGTGGGAACTGGACAATCCAACCAGTCCCTATATAGTAACCCTTTGTTGTCTTTAATTATTCCTGCTGTGATATGAAAGTTGTAATAGATTTGTACAGCTTTTCTCCCTTTTTATTGGTAAGATATGCTGCCATATGTACATTTTCGTCATGTATATGTCCcccttgttttaattttcattataaAATCCCAATATTTTTCAAGCAAATTTTTCTTAGCTAATGTTATCCAACTGCACCATCTAGCTCTTTTCATTTGTCTCCGATGAGTTTGTTTACATTTTCATATGCTAGAGAACGTCGTTAATGGTGGTGGTTCAGtggcttcaaaaaaaaaaatttatctggTTGAACATATTAGGATGAAAGTTAGACTCCCAAAATAAGAATATTCAATCCTATTAGTATTAGTCGTCCGAAATAGGAATCCTCAATCTTATTAGTATTAATTACTTTGGATCTTATTGATGTTTTGATGAGGCTTAGTCTGGCTATAGCTCAATCCAATTTTAGAGAGAGTTTGCGGTTTCCATCGTCTAGGCCCTTATTGTACGGTTACTATCAGATATGTGTTACTATGGTCACGTTCAATTATAATAGTTACAGTTGTTCTTCCCGCTTGCCTTTttctgaatttaaaaaaatttaaaaaaaaaagaaaagaaaacaagaagtaATGCTAGAGAACATAATACTTTATTTTAGAAGTACGacttttgtctcttttttatCTCAAAAGTCATAGTTGGAGCATTACTCCAATACACAACTATCAGTGGAGACTTTTGTAACTAGTGTTTATTCCTTGTCGACAAATCCAGCTCGATTCTTGGCAATGCTTCCCTTGCAACAACCATTCAACGGTGGTGGTTGTTTTTACTGCATGAGGCTTCTAACGAAACCCTTTTGCCTTTGTACACCGTTGCGGCCCTTAGAGAGGCTCAGATCATTTTTGGTTCCATTGTCTACTGTTTGTTTCTATTACTTCTTTGTATTGCCTTTTTCGTTTGGGTGTTATTATTGGGGAGCCCTACcaacaatatttcttttaacaCATAAATAGAAGTTCAATAGGCAAACTAGAATAATGCTAAAAGGAAAACTCGTGTCTCTCTTGTGTCCTTCAAGAATTGAtgtaactcttaaaattaccatttgatttatgataaattactattagattttgattcaatgacaattatAAAAGCCAAATTAGTTTAAAAAGAACACAAGAAAGACACAATGGTGGTGATATTTAACATGAATGTCGTAGGAGAACAAAAGGCTGCAaacacaatgaaaaaaaaaaaaaaatcattaagcCAAACAAAAGAACACTCAAAAATTTCTCTTCAGATTCTAATGTACGTATTCCCAAGCTGATCTTCCTTGTCAACTTTTTTCTACTTTGTGTGCAATGCCGGCAAAGTAAGAGAGCATATATATTCAACTGGCCCAATTCATTTGATCGCACTGGACGTAATAAATTCCTTGCTTGTTTGTAAAATGTGAAGCTCCATGCCAATGCGCAAACTAATAATCAAgtgtttttgctttttgtacGTAAAATTTGTATATCTTCTTCAACTGCTGTACAGTTTGACTGAACTTTCTAACATTTCACGGTTGTTGCCTGTTATTTCTTTCACCGTTGCTCCATTCTTGTATATCCTGAAGGCTGGAGTGGAGCTCAGACGCTCTGATTTTGCCAAGTACGGGTGGTCTTCGATCTCAACCTGGATTTTTCCACAAATTCACCAATCAGTTcattctctcatatatatatatatatatataattaagatttGGCTGCACCAAGATTTAGGGCAGCCAAATCTTGGTTAATTCGCTCTTtactatcagtttaagcttttgaaataagtaataatttaatatgatacaAAGCAAAGATTTTCGGCTCGAATCTTGTTTCTATTATTCACAAGGCCCACAGGTGAAGAAAATGTTAGAATAAGAGTATaggtggtgatttaacaatcaCGTCCCCGTCTTGACTAGCATCTGTCTCTATCTTGTGCGATTCGACAGTTAGACCACATCGAAAGTTTCAAGATATACCAACAGCGTTCTCgcaaattttccttttctttcctccTTACATATTAAGAGTGGAAAATATCTCATTTGTAATCTGGCCTTTTCCCGTTTTAccactttgaataaaaaagagaaaaggttCAGGTACAAACCTTGAGGAAGTTAATAGATAGGAATCTCTTGCAAACTTGCTCCAGGACTTGCAACTCATGCTTGTGGTTCGTTTTCTTACAAAAGAGCACCACGGCCATCCCTGTCATTTTGGCAACAAatccattttttaattaattagattccaaaaccaaataaaaatagtgacgtggcaaataaataaataaaataagattatTTACCGGGCGAGGTTACAAAGTGTCTGAAACGTTCATTACTGTTGATGAAAATCAAATTCGATCCAAACTTTAGGTCCCTAGTGTCTTCACCACGTTGCTTCTTAAGCTGGACCTGGGCTTCAAACAAAGCCCGGCCCACCTCCTCATCACCAGGACTCTCTCTTATCAACATCTCGTAGTCTTGGACCGAAGCTTCCCACCTTTCCAGCtaatttcacaaaaacaaaaagagaaaaaaaaaaaatcatactcagaaaacaatttttcaacACGACTTACGAATTGAAAACGAAATCAATGTAAAATTGGCAAATGAAGGTCGATGTGtgttatatgtttaattaaattgattaaattagagtTGACCTAATACAGGGACGACGGAACCACCCCTTGGGGCCTAGCTCCCAAGCCATAAGGTGGTccccaaattattattattattattatttttaattttttccatcCAAACAAAACGTTTTAGTTCCACCCCTGCTTGTATAGACTTATGCTTAAGTTTCAACACACAAAAGTAGGGCTAatattttttacataatttcaCGCTGACACAAACTCAAGATAAAAAATATCGCTTTAAAGTGGAGGACTTTAAcgtgtttaattaaatgggccatattaaaattgatttatataCTCTTATACTTATGTCTCGACATGCAAATGCCTAGGAAACAACAGCATTAACGGTCTTTAAACGAGA encodes the following:
- the LOC132190242 gene encoding uncharacterized protein LOC132190242, with the translated sequence MKGREAKPAPSTDLLVCFPSRAHLTLMPKPICSPARPSEPNKRHHHHHHLKKPSSRGGGGQASPLLWAKTKPMGSDISEPTSPKVTCAGQIKVRPKAGSCKSWQTVMEEIERIHNSRKPKKRPGWVESLGFKKDIMQFLTCLRSIRFDFRCFGSFPESSDITTDDEDGGEDEDQEYRENRVGAEGIDGNGTDSRTVFSKWFMVLQENQNNKLCREDKKDRDRGICDNESVAEPAAPPPNALLLMRCRSAPAKGWLEKKEEEEEEEEKEAEDEHEKAREKEQRKAKSLKSLMEEEKRTKKENMVVMKYDTDFYKISSDIAKETWVAGGTRDPFSRSRSWKR